A segment of the Nitrosospira briensis C-128 genome:
GTGTGGCTGCATAGGAGGCGGCATCCTTGCCGGCCGTGAGGGCGATCAGTGTGGCAATCGCCGCGCCGTTATTGAGGAGCCCCTGGACGAACGACGCTGCCGCTCCCGCAAGAGCCCGATCGATATATTTGCCCAGGTCCGACAGTTTGGTGGAACTGGGCAAGGGGATCGATACCATGCTGGGAAAAGCGATCGATGCCCCGGTGAGCGGTGCGCCGGCGAACGACAAGGTATAGCTGCCGTTAATGTGCAGGCTCAGCCCGCTGCTCTCCGTGGCGAACGACAAGCCGATATTGAAGCTTGATGTCAGTAGCTTGCTGAAGGTGAAATCCACCAACTTGCCGCAGCCCGCCCTGCGTTCGCTCGACAATTGCTGCACGGTCTTGATGAAATCAATGGCTTCGCTGAGGTAATCAAACTGCGGCCAGTTGCGGACTTGAAACCCACCGTCCTTGCTGTAGCGCACCTCCAGCGGGAAGTTTTTTGGCAGGAAGGGCGAGTAGCCGGACGGGGAGGTCAGCGATACGTCAATTTGCAGGTTGCCGGCCGTATCCTTGGTTGCCGACACGATCAGATTGCCGAAAGACTCCTGCATAAACCACAGACTGCCGGCAAAAGCCATTGAGGGATGGGGGCCGACTGTCGATATTGTCAGTGTCGGCCCGCCGGTAGCAGTGATCGCACTCTGCGCTGCGATGGTCAGAATATAGATGTCGATGGGATCGGCCAGTGTGATCGAGGCGTTGACGCCTTTATCTTCGATCTGGATGTTGCCGTTGACTTCGATGGTTGCGATCAGCGTCAGGTCAAAGACGGCCTGGATGTTAAACCCGGGTGAATACTGGATGCTGCTCGTCGGCGCGGCACTAGTCCCTGCGCCGGGAGACGCGGTGCTTCGGGAGCCGGGGCAGGCGAAGGTGTCGAGGCTGAGCGGCCCCGTGCCCGTTGTCTTGCAGTAGTAGAGCTCGCTGCCCGCCTTAAAGGTGATGTTGATCAGGGAAGTGGGCCAGACGGAGCCGCCGATGCACTGGTTGAACACGTCGCCAATCGACAGGACCTGGTCAACCTTGATGCTAGCGACCTCGGGCACGCTGCCTTGCAGATAAATCTGCCCAGTAAGCTGGGCCGAGCCCACCTTTACCGAACCCTGCACCTGAAAGTTGTTTTGTCCCGACGGACCAAGTTTGGCGTAGATGCCGAACACGAGGTTTGAAAAGGAAATGCCCGTCATGGCCCCACCGAACAGCGAGGGGATGTTCGCGTCCAGCTGTGCTGCTTGCAGGCAAGCTGTTACGGTTTTGTCGTCGCCATTCGATACCAGTGCGCCAGAGAAGACGTATTGCTTGCCGAATAAGTCCGCCGTCAGATTGCCGTTGATGCTGAGGTGCGTGGCAGTAATGAACTGGTAGTTGATGGAGATTTTTTCAAAGCCGAAGGTATTGAACAGCTTGAAACTGGGCAGTAAAGCCGTGTATGCCGCCGTGCTCACGGCGGTGCCGGCCTGGATGCCTTTGTCCAATACCGCTGACAGCGACAGCTCGTCGCCGGCCCCCCCCGATGTGTCGTAACCGATCTGGATCAGGCTGTTAAACAGGTCGATGTTTTTGATCTGCACCGTGAACCAGAAGCCACAGCTGCCATTCATGATCCTGGTTGCTGCAGCTACGGTTGGAGGAATCGGTGATTGGGGGAAAATGCTGGCCAGCGTGGTGCCAGGTGGCGCGCCCTGACCCGACTGGCTGAACGTGAAAAAGCCGGCATTCTGCACCAGGATTTTTCCGGGCGGCAGTTGAGTCTTGAACGCCTCGTTCAACAGCAAAAAAACATCAAGCCCCCCATTGCTGTCCGCAGCCAGATCGGCATAAATCAAGCTGTACTGCTGCGACAAATCCAATTCACACTTGCTCTGGTTCTTGAATTTGCCGCCAAAGATTTCCGACCAGGCAAAAAGAGCCGAGATGCGGATGTCCATGGATGTAAGACCCTCTCCGCGATACGTGCTCTCCGACGTGGACGAAGTGGTAACAGCCTCCTCGCCCACAGATTTAAATGTTGATTAGCCCTTAAATTGGCCGGTGGCGACGTCGTACTTTCCTTCCGAGACAACCATATTCAGGTCCTGGACGATATCGCTGCCGACGGCACCCGAAATGACATCCATAGGCGGCGAGACCGCAACATACACCTGATTGGCGGCGCCGACGGCTACCTGCAGCAGCGTCTGCGGTGGCGGTGTGGTGCCACCGGAGGCGGGCGCCTGCGAGGTAACGCTGAAATGGAAAGGCGCGATCGCGGTGGGGGTGGAATCGGGGATATTAATGGACGCCGTGTAGGCTTTACTATCGATAGTGAATACGGCGTTGACGGTAGCACTAATGGGCATTTGATAACTCCATTCTGGGTTGACTGGCTTGTGGGAGTGTGCGGGCGGGAAAAATTCCTTGCACACACAGGGTGGGGTAGGGCAACCGATTATAAGGTAATCTGTTTGTGGATAAATACAACATTGATGAGCTTCTTGCAAAACTATTTTTGAAATGAAGCGCACTGACATCTGATGCATGAATTCCTGCATTGAAGTGGTTACGCTTTTCCCTGTTCGCATCAATCTTGGGTACCGTAAGGATTCCTGTAAGGATTCCTATTGGGCAAGACGCCACTCTCCTATTTTCAGTATCTGCGCGTTGAACGCGCGGTGCACTTACTGCGAACAAGCAGTGACAGCATTGATCTGGTTGCCAATCAGGTCGGTTATGCAAATAGGGTAACCTTGCGCACTCTCCTTCGCCGTAGAATTGGCCGGTCTGTGAGCGAATTACGTGCAGGCGGTCTTTTCCATTACTCCCATATAGACAAGCATAGCTT
Coding sequences within it:
- a CDS encoding helix-turn-helix domain-containing protein, with product MGKTPLSYFQYLRVERAVHLLRTSSDSIDLVANQVGYANRVTLRTLLRRRIGRSVSELRAGGLFHYSHIDKHSFALIFQYGLILK